A single window of Syntrophotalea acetylenica DNA harbors:
- a CDS encoding replication-associated recombination protein A, translating into MDLFESDTHTNNRAPMAERMRPRTLEEMVGQQHLIGRDKPLRRLIESDKLTSLIFWGPPGTGKTTLAQVIAGSTRSRFVFFSAVLQGIKEVREIVQKAREERAFHNRRTLLFVDEIHRFNKAQQDAFLPSVEKGDITLIGATTENPSFEVNSALLSRSRVFVLHPLDAAEIARLLERALSDPRGLQDAFPQTETAALAFLAESAQGDARVALNALEMAADLSRGQPAISLQAARDAMQQRGLRYDKGAEEHYNVISAFIKSLRGSNPDAAVYWLARMIEAGEDPMFIARRMVIFAAEDVGNADPRGLQLAVAAQQAVHLIGLPEGRIPLAQAAIYLACAPKSNASYLAIDRALACVRETGTLPVPIHLRNAPTRMMKDLGYGLGYRYPHDFPDAWVDQEYLPEKLQGHCFYQPSGSGYEKRMEEFQSRRKPD; encoded by the coding sequence GTGGATTTGTTTGAAAGCGACACCCACACCAACAACCGGGCCCCGATGGCGGAACGTATGCGCCCGCGCACCCTTGAAGAAATGGTCGGGCAGCAGCACCTCATCGGTCGCGACAAACCCTTGCGCCGCCTCATCGAATCGGACAAGCTGACCTCCCTGATTTTCTGGGGGCCTCCCGGAACCGGGAAAACCACTCTGGCCCAGGTCATTGCCGGCTCGACCCGCAGCCGCTTCGTCTTCTTTTCCGCGGTCCTCCAGGGCATCAAGGAAGTACGCGAAATCGTCCAGAAAGCCCGGGAGGAGCGGGCCTTTCACAATCGCAGAACGCTGCTGTTCGTCGACGAGATCCACCGCTTCAATAAAGCCCAGCAGGATGCTTTTCTGCCGTCCGTGGAAAAGGGAGACATTACCCTGATTGGCGCGACGACGGAAAATCCTTCTTTCGAAGTGAACTCGGCTCTGTTGTCCCGCTCCAGGGTGTTTGTCCTGCATCCTCTCGACGCTGCGGAGATTGCCCGTTTGCTCGAGCGGGCGCTTTCCGACCCGCGGGGATTGCAAGACGCCTTTCCACAGACCGAAACCGCGGCGCTGGCTTTTCTCGCCGAAAGTGCCCAGGGCGATGCCAGGGTGGCCCTGAATGCCCTGGAAATGGCGGCGGACCTGAGCCGGGGCCAGCCGGCCATATCCCTCCAGGCAGCCAGGGACGCGATGCAACAACGCGGCCTGCGTTACGACAAGGGCGCCGAGGAACACTACAACGTCATTTCCGCTTTTATCAAAAGCCTGCGGGGCTCGAACCCGGATGCCGCTGTTTATTGGCTCGCCCGCATGATCGAAGCGGGCGAAGATCCCATGTTCATTGCAAGACGCATGGTTATTTTCGCCGCCGAGGACGTCGGCAACGCTGATCCGCGGGGCCTGCAACTGGCTGTTGCCGCCCAGCAGGCAGTTCACCTTATCGGCCTGCCCGAGGGGCGCATTCCTCTTGCACAGGCGGCAATCTACCTTGCCTGCGCCCCGAAAAGCAATGCGTCCTACCTGGCCATCGACCGGGCACTGGCCTGCGTTCGCGAAACCGGAACGCTGCCCGTCCCGATCCACCTCCGCAACGCGCCGACCCGTATGATGAAGGACCTCGGCTATGGCCTCGGATATCGATATCCCCACGACTTTCCGGACGCCTGGGTTGACCAGGAATATCTTCCTGAAAAACTACAGGGGCATTGTTTTTATCAACCATCCGGAAGCGGCTACGAAAAACGCATGGAAGAATTCCAGTCGCGGCGCAAACCGGACTGA
- a CDS encoding NAD(+)/NADH kinase codes for MKRIGVYAKYNHPDAVMLARDVVCWLRGRGLEVFLEKNLACNMAGQEPGYDRAAIPAMVDLIVVLGGDGTLISVARKVCGRDVPILGVNLGSLGFLTEITRGELYLSLEKVLKGEYTLSERMMLNAVVLRDGIEAGSFCVLNDIVINKGAIARIIDMEVSVDSAYLTTFKADGLIIATPTGSTAYNLSAGGPIISPGLHCLVVTPICPHMLANRPLIVADTACIRIEMKFRDQDVVLTADGQVGMALEAGDVVEIRRAGRSTRLIKSPSKDYFEVLRTKLGWGER; via the coding sequence ATGAAAAGAATTGGTGTTTACGCAAAATACAATCATCCCGATGCCGTTATGCTTGCCCGTGACGTTGTGTGCTGGTTGCGGGGGCGGGGGCTGGAAGTGTTTCTGGAAAAAAACCTGGCCTGCAACATGGCAGGGCAGGAACCGGGCTACGACCGCGCCGCGATTCCCGCCATGGTCGATCTGATCGTCGTGCTGGGCGGGGACGGAACCCTTATTTCCGTGGCGCGCAAGGTTTGCGGGCGGGATGTGCCTATCCTTGGGGTCAACCTCGGGAGCCTTGGCTTTCTGACGGAAATCACTCGCGGTGAGCTTTATCTCAGCCTGGAGAAGGTTCTTAAGGGAGAATACACCCTTTCCGAGCGCATGATGCTCAACGCCGTGGTGCTGCGCGACGGTATCGAAGCCGGCAGTTTCTGTGTGCTTAACGATATCGTTATCAACAAGGGGGCGATTGCCCGCATCATCGATATGGAGGTTTCCGTTGATTCCGCCTATCTGACAACCTTCAAGGCGGACGGCTTGATAATTGCAACGCCAACCGGTTCAACGGCCTACAATCTGTCCGCGGGGGGGCCGATCATTTCACCGGGCCTGCATTGCCTGGTGGTGACTCCCATATGTCCGCACATGCTGGCCAACCGGCCGCTGATTGTCGCTGATACGGCCTGTATCCGCATCGAGATGAAGTTCCGCGATCAGGATGTCGTGCTGACTGCGGACGGTCAGGTCGGAATGGCTCTGGAAGCGGGCGATGTGGTTGAAATCCGCAGGGCGGGCCGATCTACGCGGCTGATCAAAAGTCCGTCCAAGGATTATTTCGAGGTACTGCGCACCAAGCTGGGCTGGGGGGAACGCTGA
- the recN gene encoding DNA repair protein RecN, translating into MLTDLYIRHFAIIDRLHVSFSGGFNVLTGETGAGKSIIIDAVSLILGGRANPDLVRTGEDEAVVEAVFDVSDKPSLLRELAETGFDDGDELLIKRVVNRTGRNKIYINGSLAKLSQLQPLTTRLMNIYGQHEHQSLQRVEQHLVMLDRFAGLSDMLTDYAALHGRVREQAARLQALEEAEQQRADRLEQLQYQQRELAAAGLKETEEEELQAERRLMQNSERLVRIAERGYDVFYAAEGAISEQLDAIAGELEKLCEIDAFLSGPAEEIRSALYVVEDVAFKLREYAGRVAFDPVRQGEVEKRLDFISGLKRKYGMAVGEMIAHARSIDEQIEDLMHADVRRESLRQQQVADQELLSDKAGEISSRRHEAAARLRQAVEEQLSDLAMPRASFELRLFPLDEPGPQGLERGEFYLAANAGETPKPLAWIASGGELSRIMLALRRAAPEGDEISTLIFDEVDAGVGGVAASAIGSKLRDIAGRCQVLCVTHLPQVAACADHHFRVQKQEKDGRTFTELVPLDGEQRVEEMARMLGGAQVTEHALEHAREIIGQSAQAGQQGEG; encoded by the coding sequence ATGCTGACAGATCTTTACATCAGGCATTTCGCGATTATCGACCGACTGCATGTGTCATTCAGCGGCGGGTTCAACGTTCTGACCGGAGAAACTGGAGCCGGAAAATCGATTATTATCGATGCGGTATCCCTGATCCTGGGGGGGCGGGCCAATCCCGATCTGGTGCGCACCGGTGAAGATGAAGCCGTGGTGGAGGCGGTTTTCGATGTTTCCGACAAGCCGTCTCTGCTGCGGGAACTGGCGGAAACCGGTTTCGATGACGGTGATGAACTGCTGATCAAGCGGGTTGTGAATCGAACCGGCCGCAACAAAATCTACATCAATGGCTCGCTTGCCAAACTTTCCCAGTTGCAGCCGTTGACCACGCGTCTGATGAATATCTATGGCCAACACGAACACCAGAGCCTGCAGCGGGTCGAGCAGCATTTGGTCATGCTCGACCGCTTCGCGGGACTGTCCGATATGTTGACTGACTACGCAGCGCTGCACGGGCGGGTCCGGGAGCAGGCCGCCCGGCTGCAGGCTTTGGAAGAGGCCGAGCAGCAGCGCGCCGATCGTCTTGAACAGTTGCAGTATCAGCAGCGAGAGCTTGCGGCGGCGGGCCTGAAGGAGACGGAGGAGGAAGAATTGCAGGCGGAACGGCGCCTGATGCAGAATTCCGAGCGGTTGGTTCGCATCGCCGAACGCGGTTACGATGTCTTTTATGCCGCCGAGGGGGCCATCAGCGAGCAACTCGATGCGATCGCGGGGGAACTGGAGAAGCTTTGCGAGATCGATGCGTTTCTGTCCGGCCCTGCCGAAGAAATCCGCAGCGCTTTGTATGTTGTTGAGGATGTGGCGTTCAAGCTGCGCGAATACGCAGGCCGGGTGGCGTTTGATCCGGTTCGCCAGGGAGAGGTCGAAAAACGTCTCGATTTTATCTCCGGGCTCAAGCGAAAATACGGCATGGCCGTCGGCGAGATGATCGCCCATGCCCGGTCCATCGATGAGCAGATCGAAGACCTCATGCACGCTGACGTTCGCAGGGAGAGCCTGCGGCAACAGCAGGTCGCCGACCAGGAGTTGCTGAGCGACAAGGCCGGGGAGATATCGAGCCGGCGTCATGAGGCCGCGGCACGGTTACGCCAGGCAGTGGAGGAGCAGTTGAGCGATCTCGCCATGCCGCGTGCATCGTTTGAATTGCGGCTTTTCCCTCTCGATGAGCCGGGCCCTCAGGGGCTGGAGCGGGGGGAGTTCTATCTGGCCGCCAATGCCGGTGAAACTCCGAAACCGTTGGCCTGGATCGCTTCCGGCGGGGAGTTGTCCCGCATCATGCTGGCTCTGAGAAGGGCGGCTCCGGAGGGCGATGAAATTTCAACCCTGATTTTTGACGAGGTCGATGCTGGGGTCGGAGGGGTGGCCGCCAGTGCCATCGGCAGCAAATTGCGGGATATCGCCGGCCGCTGCCAGGTTTTGTGCGTCACCCATCTGCCGCAGGTGGCGGCCTGCGCGGATCATCATTTCAGGGTTCAGAAGCAGGAAAAGGACGGGCGTACCTTTACCGAACTGGTGCCTCTGGATGGCGAGCAGCGGGTGGAGGAAATGGCCCGGATGCTTGGCGGCGCACAGGTGACGGAGCATGCCCTGGAACACGCACGGGAAATTATCGGACAGTCGGCTCAGGCCGGCCAGCAAGGAGAGGGGTGA
- a CDS encoding N-acetyltransferase produces MVRKARIPDVKVIHKLLLGYAQQGLMLSRSLADMYECLRDFYILEQDGQVVGAVALHICWDDLAEVRSLAVASSHERRGVGRQLVQACLDEARELGIKQVFALTYQPGFFEKMGFDFIEKSELPQKIWSDCLKCPKFPDCDEIAMSIRL; encoded by the coding sequence ATGGTTCGCAAGGCGCGTATTCCCGATGTCAAAGTGATCCACAAGCTGCTGCTCGGTTACGCCCAGCAGGGTCTGATGCTGTCCCGGTCGCTTGCCGATATGTATGAATGCCTTCGCGATTTTTACATTCTCGAACAGGATGGACAGGTGGTAGGCGCGGTTGCCCTGCACATCTGCTGGGATGATCTGGCGGAAGTCCGCTCCCTGGCCGTGGCTTCCAGTCATGAACGCCGTGGCGTTGGGCGCCAGCTGGTGCAGGCCTGTCTTGATGAGGCTCGTGAACTGGGCATCAAGCAGGTTTTCGCGTTGACCTACCAGCCGGGTTTTTTTGAAAAGATGGGATTCGATTTTATCGAAAAATCCGAGTTGCCCCAGAAAATCTGGAGCGATTGTCTGAAATGTCCGAAGTTTCCTGACTGCGACGAAATCGCCATGAGTATCCGGCTGTAA
- a CDS encoding M23 family metallopeptidase, with protein MPAEKFSIIIIPDGHHRIRRFQAGRRRLRLLGVALVVAGVILSGLAYHCFRMQLDYAELQRLRTEKSVYRQKLRSMAGQLQSLRKEMVVLASNDTKVRLMTKLAKPVEGVPAGIGGPVESDPGLELSGVQRQIDEIRRSIDLRRASLEELQGALNDQRSLFAARPAGKPVKGWITSGFGLRRSPFGGGRRMHCGLDIAARIGTPITAPADGVIKRVATAPDYGKMVVIDHGYGYQTVYGHTSKVFVKAGQRVRRGDIIAAVGNTGRSTGPHLHYEVHLNGMPVNPQKFL; from the coding sequence TTGCCCGCGGAGAAGTTTTCCATCATCATTATCCCCGATGGGCACCATCGCATTCGCCGGTTCCAGGCGGGGCGCCGACGGTTGCGATTGCTTGGGGTTGCGCTGGTGGTCGCGGGTGTGATCCTCAGCGGGCTGGCATATCATTGCTTTCGTATGCAGCTCGATTATGCCGAGTTGCAACGTCTGCGAACCGAGAAGAGCGTCTACCGACAAAAACTGCGTTCAATGGCTGGCCAATTGCAGTCATTGCGCAAAGAGATGGTGGTGCTGGCCAGTAACGACACCAAGGTCCGCCTGATGACCAAGTTGGCCAAACCCGTCGAGGGCGTACCGGCCGGCATCGGCGGTCCGGTGGAATCCGATCCGGGGTTGGAGCTGTCCGGCGTTCAGCGTCAGATCGACGAAATTCGCCGATCCATCGACTTGCGGCGCGCAAGTCTTGAAGAATTGCAGGGGGCGCTCAATGACCAGCGTTCCCTGTTTGCGGCAAGGCCTGCGGGCAAGCCTGTCAAAGGCTGGATTACATCAGGGTTCGGGTTGCGCCGGTCGCCGTTTGGTGGCGGCCGCAGGATGCATTGTGGTCTCGATATAGCCGCCCGCATCGGCACTCCGATCACCGCCCCTGCGGATGGCGTGATCAAGCGGGTTGCTACCGCTCCGGATTACGGCAAGATGGTAGTCATCGACCATGGCTATGGTTATCAGACCGTTTATGGCCACACTTCCAAAGTTTTCGTTAAGGCGGGGCAGCGGGTACGCCGCGGCGATATCATCGCGGCTGTCGGCAACACGGGGCGTTCGACCGGTCCCCACCTGCATTACGAAGTCCACCTTAACGGCATGCCTGTCAATCCCCAAAAGTTTTTGTGA
- the secA gene encoding preprotein translocase subunit SecA: MVGNLLTKIFGSKNERDLKRLQPLVAQIGNLEEQMAQLSDEALAAKTVEFRQRLTQGAVLESLLPEAFAVVREAGKRALGMRHFDVQLIGGMVLHQGKIAEMKTGEGKTLVATLAAYLNALPGHGVHIVTVNDYLARRDAEWMGRIHRFLGLSVGCIVHGLTDAQRKDAYACDITYGTNNEFGFDYLRDNMKFSLDDYVQRPLHYAIVDEVDSILIDEARTPLIISGPSEASSELYYSVNRIIPMLKKGEVIESRDGRVGQTVREYTGDYTVDEKARSATLTEEGVARVESLLGVENLYDPGNIEILHHVNQALKAHALFRRDVDYVVKDGEVMIVDEFTGRLMPGRRWSDGLHQAVEAKEGVKIESENQTLATITFQNYFRMYEKLAGMTGTADTEATEFSEIYKLEVVVIPTNRPLARTDQGDVIYKTTGEKFKAVVEDIIQRHAEGQPVLVGTISIENSEILSEMLRKRGVPHNVLNAKHHEREAEIVAQAGRKGAVTIATNMAGRGTDIILGGNPELLAQRETSGTEEDEAVHAQALARFKEVCAKEKQEVLAAGGLYILGTERHESRRIDNQLRGRAGRQGDPGASRFYLSLEDDLLRIFGSHRVAYIMDRLKIPEGEPIEHRFISKAIENAQKKVEAHNFDIRKHLIEYDDVMNTQRNVIYTQRREVLAGRQLPETIAAIVDEMVEDIVATFCPEKTNPEDWNWTSLNEDFYSQFNMMPNPVDVSARNLTPALLVEQLKQQVHQRLREREEEFSMPVMLHLMKVLLLQTIDSQWKDHLLSIDHLKEGIGLRGYAQRNPKEEYKREAYELFLQMMGRIRQEVVQKLFRVQLAREQDVERMETRQRRQQVMFNRAGGEPEALQPLVRHDKKVGRNDPCPCGSGLKFKKCCGQ, from the coding sequence ATGGTTGGAAACCTGTTGACCAAAATATTCGGCAGTAAAAATGAGCGGGACCTCAAGCGCCTGCAGCCGCTGGTGGCGCAGATCGGCAACCTCGAGGAGCAGATGGCGCAATTGTCTGACGAGGCCCTGGCCGCCAAAACCGTTGAATTTCGCCAGCGGCTGACCCAGGGAGCGGTTCTTGAGAGCTTGTTGCCCGAAGCTTTCGCGGTTGTGCGTGAAGCTGGCAAGCGGGCTCTCGGCATGCGCCATTTTGACGTGCAGCTTATCGGTGGCATGGTGCTGCACCAGGGCAAGATCGCCGAGATGAAAACCGGCGAGGGCAAGACTCTGGTGGCGACTCTGGCGGCCTATCTCAACGCGCTGCCCGGCCACGGCGTGCATATCGTCACGGTCAACGATTATCTGGCCAGGCGCGATGCCGAATGGATGGGGAGAATCCACCGGTTTCTAGGACTCAGTGTTGGATGCATCGTGCATGGACTGACCGACGCGCAACGCAAGGACGCCTATGCCTGCGACATCACTTACGGCACCAACAACGAATTCGGCTTTGACTATCTGCGCGACAATATGAAATTTTCCCTGGATGATTATGTCCAGCGGCCCCTGCATTACGCCATCGTCGACGAGGTCGATTCGATCCTGATCGACGAGGCTCGTACCCCCCTGATCATTTCCGGGCCCAGCGAAGCGTCCAGCGAATTGTACTATTCGGTGAACCGGATCATTCCCATGCTCAAGAAGGGCGAGGTGATCGAGAGTCGCGACGGTCGTGTTGGACAGACGGTGCGGGAATACACCGGTGATTATACGGTTGATGAAAAAGCCAGGAGTGCGACCCTTACCGAGGAAGGGGTCGCCAGGGTGGAAAGCCTTCTGGGGGTGGAAAACCTTTATGACCCCGGTAATATCGAGATTCTGCACCATGTCAACCAGGCCCTCAAGGCTCATGCTCTGTTCAGGCGGGACGTCGACTATGTGGTAAAGGATGGCGAGGTGATGATCGTAGATGAATTCACTGGCCGTCTCATGCCCGGCAGACGCTGGAGTGACGGATTGCATCAGGCGGTGGAAGCCAAGGAAGGCGTCAAGATCGAAAGCGAAAATCAGACGCTGGCTACCATTACCTTCCAGAACTATTTCCGCATGTACGAGAAGCTGGCCGGCATGACCGGTACCGCCGATACCGAAGCGACCGAATTCAGTGAAATCTACAAGCTCGAAGTTGTGGTGATCCCCACCAACCGGCCGCTGGCGCGAACCGACCAGGGTGATGTCATATACAAGACCACGGGGGAAAAATTCAAGGCCGTGGTGGAGGATATCATCCAGCGTCATGCCGAAGGCCAACCGGTACTGGTTGGCACTATTTCCATTGAAAACTCGGAAATTCTGTCCGAGATGCTGCGCAAGCGCGGCGTGCCTCACAATGTGCTCAACGCCAAGCATCATGAGCGGGAAGCGGAAATCGTCGCCCAGGCCGGCCGCAAGGGAGCCGTCACCATCGCCACGAACATGGCGGGCCGCGGAACCGACATTATTCTGGGCGGCAATCCCGAACTTCTGGCGCAGCGCGAGACCTCCGGCACCGAAGAGGACGAGGCGGTCCATGCTCAGGCCCTGGCCCGGTTCAAGGAGGTTTGCGCCAAAGAGAAGCAGGAAGTGCTGGCCGCCGGAGGGCTGTATATTCTCGGTACGGAACGGCATGAGAGCCGGCGCATCGACAACCAGCTGCGCGGGCGTGCCGGTCGCCAGGGTGATCCGGGCGCAAGCCGCTTCTACCTGAGTCTTGAGGACGATCTGCTGCGTATTTTCGGTTCGCACAGAGTCGCCTATATAATGGATCGGCTGAAAATTCCCGAAGGCGAACCCATTGAGCACCGCTTTATTTCCAAGGCCATTGAAAACGCCCAGAAAAAGGTCGAGGCTCACAATTTCGATATTCGCAAACACCTCATCGAGTACGATGACGTAATGAACACCCAGCGCAACGTTATCTACACTCAGCGCCGGGAAGTTCTGGCCGGCCGGCAGCTCCCGGAAACCATTGCCGCCATTGTCGATGAGATGGTGGAGGATATTGTCGCGACGTTCTGCCCGGAAAAAACCAACCCGGAAGACTGGAACTGGACCAGCCTCAATGAGGACTTTTACAGCCAGTTCAACATGATGCCGAATCCGGTGGACGTATCGGCCCGCAATCTGACCCCTGCGTTGTTGGTGGAACAGCTGAAACAGCAGGTTCATCAGCGATTGCGGGAGCGTGAGGAAGAGTTCAGCATGCCGGTCATGCTTCACCTGATGAAAGTGCTTCTGCTGCAGACCATCGATAGCCAGTGGAAAGACCATCTGCTGTCCATCGATCACCTCAAGGAAGGCATCGGCCTGCGCGGTTACGCCCAGCGTAATCCCAAGGAAGAGTACAAACGGGAGGCCTACGAACTGTTTTTGCAGATGATGGGTCGGATCCGGCAGGAGGTGGTGCAAAAGTTGTTTCGGGTCCAGTTGGCCAGGGAACAGGATGTCGAGCGGATGGAAACCCGCCAGCGCCGGCAGCAGGTGATGTTCAATCGCGCCGGGGGAGAACCAGAGGCGCTTCAACCGCTGGTTCGTCACGATAAAAAAGTGGGCCGCAATGACCCCTGCCCATGCGGCAGTGGCCTGAAATTCAAAAAGTGTTGCGGGCAGTGA
- the argJ gene encoding bifunctional glutamate N-acetyltransferase/amino-acid acetyltransferase ArgJ: MTTVKGFSFAARPAGIRKSGRLDLGLIFSSVPATCAGVFTTNKIQAAPVLVTAPRVAAGRCQAVLINSGNANACTGEPGLRDARCCGRLLADCLGIDEKLVAVSSTGVIGHPLPMPVMQAAIPDLPRGLSPDAVEDVAAAMMTTDSFAKLSSRQGAVAGMPYTLLGMAKGAGMIHPNMATMLAFVMTDACVEPNFLQQALRDAVANSFNIITVDRDTSTNDMVLVMANGEAKTPEIVAGSPEAKEFSTLLREVLLDLAKMIVRDGEGATKLVHVQVEGAADAADARRVAYHVATSSLVKTAFFGEDANWGRIIAAVGYSGAQVDPDRIAICFGDVPVVQKGLGTGPELEAQATEVLKRAEFSVCIDLGIGNGRAEYYTSDLTYDYVKINAAYRT; encoded by the coding sequence ATGACAACGGTCAAGGGGTTTTCCTTTGCAGCCCGGCCGGCGGGGATCCGTAAATCCGGCAGGCTCGATCTCGGCTTGATTTTTTCTTCGGTCCCTGCCACGTGCGCGGGTGTGTTTACCACCAATAAAATCCAGGCGGCCCCGGTACTGGTGACGGCACCACGGGTCGCTGCGGGTCGGTGTCAGGCCGTGTTGATCAACAGCGGCAACGCCAATGCCTGCACTGGCGAACCCGGCCTGCGCGATGCCCGGTGCTGCGGCAGGTTGCTGGCGGACTGCCTTGGTATCGACGAAAAACTGGTGGCGGTGTCTTCAACCGGCGTTATCGGCCATCCCTTGCCCATGCCGGTTATGCAGGCCGCGATTCCCGATCTGCCCCGGGGGTTGTCGCCGGACGCTGTCGAGGATGTGGCCGCAGCCATGATGACAACCGATTCCTTTGCCAAACTCTCCAGCCGGCAGGGCGCGGTTGCAGGCATGCCCTATACCTTGCTCGGTATGGCCAAAGGGGCCGGAATGATCCATCCCAACATGGCGACCATGCTGGCTTTCGTGATGACCGACGCCTGTGTCGAGCCGAATTTTCTGCAGCAGGCACTGCGGGATGCGGTCGCCAATTCCTTCAATATCATCACGGTGGATCGCGACACTTCGACCAATGACATGGTCCTGGTGATGGCCAACGGCGAGGCCAAAACCCCGGAAATCGTAGCTGGTTCGCCTGAAGCAAAGGAGTTCTCCACGCTTTTGCGGGAGGTTCTTCTCGATCTGGCCAAGATGATCGTTCGCGATGGCGAGGGGGCGACCAAGTTGGTGCATGTGCAGGTGGAAGGTGCCGCCGATGCCGCCGATGCTCGACGGGTTGCCTATCATGTCGCCACATCCAGCCTGGTCAAGACGGCGTTTTTTGGTGAAGATGCCAACTGGGGGCGCATTATCGCCGCTGTGGGGTATTCCGGCGCACAGGTCGATCCCGACCGCATTGCCATCTGTTTTGGCGATGTTCCCGTGGTGCAAAAAGGTCTTGGTACCGGGCCGGAGCTTGAGGCGCAGGCTACGGAGGTCCTGAAACGGGCTGAATTTTCGGTGTGCATCGATCTCGGCATCGGCAATGGTCGGGCGGAGTACTATACATCCGACCTGACCTATGACTATGTCAAGATCAACGCCGCCTATCGGACCTGA
- the deoC gene encoding deoxyribose-phosphate aldolase: protein MESPSRFIDQTLLRADATPSQIERLCQEALHWQFASVCIPPCFVGIAASCLRGSNVSVGTVVGFPLGYDISAVKSAAAAAAVAAGATEIDMVIPLGAAVEGRLDLVGEDVVGVVRAAAPAPVKVIIECCYLDDAGKVALVDLLAGTGAAYVKTSTGFAPQGATEADVRLLSQTAAGRIKVKAAGGIRNWNACRAMLEAGAHRIGTSNGVQIMQQWQGGMAS, encoded by the coding sequence ATGGAATCCCCTTCACGGTTTATCGATCAGACGTTGCTCAGGGCGGATGCGACTCCCTCCCAGATTGAACGGTTGTGCCAGGAAGCCTTGCACTGGCAGTTTGCTTCGGTGTGTATCCCTCCCTGTTTTGTGGGGATCGCTGCAAGCTGTCTGCGGGGCAGCAACGTCTCCGTGGGAACGGTTGTCGGCTTCCCCCTCGGCTACGATATCTCTGCTGTAAAGTCTGCGGCCGCGGCCGCGGCCGTGGCCGCAGGTGCCACTGAAATCGATATGGTGATCCCCCTGGGGGCCGCTGTCGAGGGACGTCTGGACCTTGTCGGGGAGGATGTCGTCGGCGTTGTGCGAGCCGCCGCGCCAGCGCCCGTCAAGGTCATTATCGAGTGTTGCTATCTGGACGATGCAGGAAAAGTCGCCCTGGTCGATCTGCTGGCCGGAACGGGGGCCGCCTATGTCAAGACCTCGACCGGGTTTGCACCGCAGGGGGCGACCGAAGCGGATGTGCGGCTGTTGAGCCAGACCGCCGCGGGGCGGATCAAGGTCAAGGCGGCCGGCGGCATCCGAAACTGGAACGCCTGCCGTGCCATGCTGGAAGCCGGGGCGCATCGTATCGGCACCAGCAACGGGGTGCAAATCATGCAGCAATGGCAGGGCGGGATGGCCTCGTGA